Proteins found in one Planococcus citri chromosome 2, ihPlaCitr1.1, whole genome shotgun sequence genomic segment:
- the LOC135838137 gene encoding uncharacterized protein LOC135838137, producing MTMNKRRQNGQSTSSTPTPTPALRFVGISMAVILTTAAQTAYSMPQPPFTDVPHSTATATATATATATAEARNFWITPYINIGFNWGSSNYPISGFFSVNLGLPWHVGLGGSSSSYFSSFWKRYRSTGYARASYA from the exons ATGACGATGAACAAGCGCAGGCAAAACGGTCAATCAACTTCGTCAACGCCAACGCCAACGCCAGCACTGCG ATTCGTAGGCATTTCGATGGCGGTGATTTTGACGACTGCTGCACAAACAGCATATTCGATGCCGCAGCCACCGTTCACTGATGTACCGCATTCGACAGCGACAGCGACAGCGACAGCGACAGCGACGGCGACTGCGGAAGCACGTAATTTTTGGATAACCCCGTACATTAATATCGGATTCAACTGGGGATCCAGCAATTATCCCATTTCCG gctTCTTCAGCGTAAATCTGGGCCTTCCTTGGCACGTCGGTCTCGGCGGCTCTTCATCGTCATATTTCTCTTCATTCTGGAAACGATATCGATCAACTGGATACGCCCGCGCCAGCTACGCGTAG